The Primulina huaijiensis isolate GDHJ02 chromosome 18, ASM1229523v2, whole genome shotgun sequence DNA window AATCTAAGTACTTATCATGAAAGTCTTATGTTTGAGTGCTGAGTGAGACGAAATAAACccatttttcatggatgaagaTATTACGTGAGTAAGAGGAACTTGTTTACGATAGAATGTCCCAGAGAGAGAGCCGAAGATCCGGATAGACAATAGACGttacaataaaaatatcatattatttatattatatttattttttaaatctcatatatattatttaatcaggTCACCGATCTCATAAAATCATAACTTGTAACATGCATGGGATTCCCCTTTTTTTCACAAGGGAAATTAAGTATCAAgttgattaaaaatttaaaactataaTAACTTGAGAACATACAAGATCGACAATTATTTTTACGCAGCATTCGTGAAAGTGAACTAAACACAGGCAGTTCACATTACAGGATGTATATATTTCGTAATAAGGCTATACGTGGGAGGTGGCAGCACTTCCAGAACTCGGGGGCGGCGGGCCTTTGGCAGCAGTAGCATCGCAGTAACCACGCAAGATATCACTTTCCTCCGTACTGATCCCGAGCGAGCCCAGCATGGAAGGCCAACACTGGCGCTGAATGATTCTTATAGCATTGCAGCAGCTTGGTCCAAGATGCGTCTCTCCGTTGAGAAAGAACAACACAACTTCGCCGCTGCAAGAATGCAGCTCTAGCAACGAATCCCAGCAAGGGGACGACCCGTCTTCGACTAACATTAGGCGGGTCGAAAGGGAAGTTTTCGGGCTAAGATTACGAGCAGAGGCGGTTGTAGATGATGCGGAGAAACATAAAACGAGAATTACAAGGAGGAGATTTGAATTGGAAGCCATGACTAATGATACTCTTGGGAAGTTTTTGAATTGTAGTATTACTGGATTGGTGTAACAAGGAGATTTATAGGAGATGAAGCTAAACGGACATGACAAGAAGTTATGTGGGGAGAGGAAGTGGTTCTGTAACTGATATATGAATTACAACTGTGAAACGAAGAGACTAATAAAACGATGATAAAGAAAAGAGCAGTGACACTCGGTAATGGAAAAGAAACACAAACACTGGCCTACACAAATTAGTTTCATTATCGGACTCCACTACGTATGTTTGTTTTCAGGTTTTTTTCATTATAGAACAGATCCATCAAAAATTTGTTCGACAgattttcaaaatgaaaaaattattttattttgtttcttggGACACTTTTTCCATTAGTGTGTCAAATGTTAAATAAATCACAACAATCGAAAGAATACATACTACATTTAAGAAGTTTTCAATATTAAGTGTGTAGAATCTTTTATCGTGTGGAAACAACGGCGATCAATCTCAATTTTACAGGGTTACTTTCGCCGTATCAATTCCTGATCCGACTACTATCTTGGAAACTATAGGACAGTCAAGATAGACCACAAAGATCACTATACTGAACCGGAATTTAACCAGTAAGCTGCAGCTTCTGTGCAAAAGTAAATCTCGCGTCATCCCTTCATACCTTTTGGCCAGGAGGCACCAGCATGGGAGAAATTAAGGTTTGCTAACAAACCTCATGTAATATGGTTGAGACGCAGCAGGCATTCTTGTTCATTCGTTTGAGGACGAGGATGAAACGAGTGGAACTGATTGATTGGGTTCCCCTGGGTTGACACGAGAAGCTTCCTTCTTCAACTTGTGGTTGTTGTATGCAGCTACCCCTGCAATAGCTGCAAACGTCCAGGTTTCTCTCATCATTAAATCAAAATGCAAGACcgtttttaaaagttcatgtaAATTATTCGGCAAATTAACAAGTGGAGTTAACAAAATCAATTGAAGAACCAGCATCATGgtataataattgaaaatagaAAAATTATCAAGTTTTCAGACTCCATTGCAAAAGTTAGAAGCGGGGAAACATAAATGCAAAAATATACTTACCAACGGCATAACCAAATAGATTTATCAGTGTCAATTTCGTGTCCGCAAACAGAAGGGCTGACACAAGAACTACTACCCAGTCCTTCACAACCCCAGCCACACGAATTGTCAAAGCACTCGTATGAGAGATGACAAGGAAAACTGAGAGATTGAGGGCAAAAGTACAAAGAGAATTAAGAATCAGAACAAGCAGTTTGAAGCTCCATGTTCCTTGTTCGTCCATCCTCGGCTTCTCCAGGAAGATCCATGGAATTAAGAGACAAAGAGCACTGCATTATGAACCAAACATTAATTTTAATGGACAACAATAATATCGAGACAAATCTCAGAGTTCTAAAAAATGAAGTACATGCCTGCAGGGGCTAACATAGTACATCATAGATATAGGATTCAGTTTCAGCCCCTTCCGTTTCACAAAAATTTCCATAAATATTAGCCTCAAAGCTTCCCCAACAACTCCTCCCATTTGGTAAACAACACCAATCCAGTTGATATCTATTTCGCCATAAGAAGCTACCAGAACACCAAAACTGATCACCAACATTATAAGAAGCATTTTGCCACTCATAATCTCAAGTCCAGCAAATACGCCAAGAATGAAAACGGCTACTGGCACTGTAGATGTAGCAGAAATCAAGACAGTGTTAATAGGACCAGATCATTATCAATTTTAGCAACTGAAGTTGCATCGACTACAAAACAGTTCCACCAATGAAACAATTGGTAAAAACTTACTGATTGCTTTCAGCATTTGAGCAAACGCAACAGATATGTAGAGGTAGGCGGTATTCCCTAGCCAAAGAGTCATTGCAAACATAGCACCGATAGGGATAACTGAAGATATATATCTGGAGAATCAAAAACTCGAGTTGTAAGCAATATACTATATTAAACACAAAGCTATAATCAAAATTCAAGTGAGATCAAGAAAAATGCAATTAACAAAggtaaaacataaaaaaagttTGAGGACCTGGACAACTACAAATCCCAATTAACAGAAACCTCTTccatttcttttttgttttctgcAGCTAACAAACCACTCGTTTATGATACTTTCACAATAAATATACACTTCACCAGTTCTCCAATTCCTCT harbors:
- the LOC140964155 gene encoding probable sugar phosphate/phosphate translocator At3g14410 isoform X1, with the protein product MHVRACQNYTRHSPLPRNYDFFITLRHFLLNFSWSVFFLVVGRVPGAEMADWSRKLVREEFATYTYILIYIALSSGQIFFNKWVLSSKEINFPYPLGLTMLHMIFSSVLCFVLTKVLKIIKVEEGMTLDIYISSVIPIGAMFAMTLWLGNTAYLYISVAFAQMLKAIMPVAVFILGVFAGLEIMSGKMLLIMLVISFGVLVASYGEIDINWIGVVYQMGGVVGEALRLIFMEIFVKRKGLKLNPISMMYYVSPCSALCLLIPWIFLEKPRMDEQGTWSFKLLVLILNSLCTFALNLSVFLVISHTSALTIRVAGVVKDWVVVLVSALLFADTKLTLINLFGYAVAIAGVAAYNNHKLKKEASRVNPGEPNQSVPLVSSSSSNE
- the LOC140964604 gene encoding egg cell-secreted protein 1.1-like gives rise to the protein MASNSNLLLVILVLCFSASSTTASARNLSPKTSLSTRLMLVEDGSSPCWDSLLELHSCSGEVVLFFLNGETHLGPSCCNAIRIIQRQCWPSMLGSLGISTEESDILRGYCDATAAKGPPPPSSGSAATSHV
- the LOC140964155 gene encoding probable sugar phosphate/phosphate translocator At3g14410 isoform X2, yielding MLHMIFSSVLCFVLTKVLKIIKVEEGMTLDIYISSVIPIGAMFAMTLWLGNTAYLYISVAFAQMLKAIMPVAVFILGVFAGLEIMSGKMLLIMLVISFGVLVASYGEIDINWIGVVYQMGGVVGEALRLIFMEIFVKRKGLKLNPISMMYYVSPCSALCLLIPWIFLEKPRMDEQGTWSFKLLVLILNSLCTFALNLSVFLVISHTSALTIRVAGVVKDWVVVLVSALLFADTKLTLINLFGYAVAIAGVAAYNNHKLKKEASRVNPGEPNQSVPLVSSSSSNE